The Desulfomonilaceae bacterium DNA window TGATTTTGTAATCTCAAAAGACATTAAAGAGCTTCTAAACAAATTTGCTATTATAAATCTAGGCTACGACACAAAACAAATATCTACATATATTTCAGCGCAGACATGCCAAGCCCATCTGTCTTTGGGTGATTACGATGGGGCGTGGAAGTACAGAAAAGCTTGGATAATGCTCTTTGCAGACGGAGTACTCAATATTGCGCCAAAATGTACGGACTCATCTATAGATGGGGAAGATCTTCTTCTTTTTTGTGGGCGCTCCAAGTCACTTTCAGGTTTTGGTAAACAACATAAGGAAGAAATTATCTCTCACATAAACATCTTTCTAGAAGATTTTCACAAAATTTATGGCCGAAATTTCATAGATCATTTCTGCCGAGAATTCAGTTACTCAGATCTAACCCCTGAAGACCTGAAAAAACTTAAAGAGTTTTACCCAAAAGAGGACGAATACAATTATTACTTAGAAGACTACCTCCGGCCGGGGATGAGAGAGTGTTACAAGGAAAAAGTCACATATTATTTATTGTCGGACGCTGTTTTGTATGCAGATGATTGCCCGTCTATGAAATTTGAGCGGATCCCGCAGCTTATTGAAATGGCGTGTAAGAACGAAGGTGTGAGGATCATAAGAGAGTCTGAGAACACTGCTAGAGAGGAGATAGGTGTACCCAGAATCGGTGAAGGCTGGGTAAGTGAAGCGACACTTTTTAGAAACATTTTGGATGTTTTCCCTAATGAAAAAATAATTCATCATGGAAGACCATCATGGCTTAGCCCTCAGCACTTAGATATTTATTTTCCCAACAGGTCACTTGGAATTGAATACCAAGGGGAACAGCATCAGAAAGCACATGAATTCTTTGGAGGGGAAGAGGGTCTCAAAAAGAGGCAAAAACTGGATAAGAAAAAGGCGGAATTGTGTCACAAGAATAATTGTAGATTGGTCTATGTATATGAAGATTACGATTTAGATACGGTCATTAAGCAGATTTGGATTTTGTTGAGTGAATAATACCAAAGAGAGATATCTTCAAATCACTCTCCCTACTAAAAAGATGATGATGTCAACGGGATGATCATAACTAATTTCGTTCTGGATAAATAACTATTTTCTTTATATCATCACCGGTAACCTTAAAAAAGTATACTGACCCGGAAGTAAAAGCAAAAACCCTCTTTGAATCGAAGAAGTTTTCACTTCTTCCAATTAATTCCCCGGAATTGTTGTATATCAAGCCGACGACACAAATGCTTTCTCTAAGTTGCCCCCCGTTAAGAACTCTGAGTTCAAAAATGACCTCGAAACCTGCGTCATCCACTGTTCTTCCACTGACTTGGCTTATAGGAACTCCAAGTCTTTTTTCCAACGTTTCCATTTGCTCAATCTGGATCTTTGATTCCATTCTTGTAGTGGCCCTCCCTAATTAAGATCGATCGTCAAAGGTGGACACCACATTTTGTGTGCCATAATGGATTTGAGAATAGAGTAATTCTGTGACAACAGCAATTTATTTCGCCCTTTAGAAACATACCTTTACTTGGCGCTACGAACTTGATCCCTAGTTCCCCCATAACCAATCATACTCTGATCATGCTCCTGCAATCGTTGTTGGGCAGGATGTCTCGCAATGAACGATTTTAACTAGCTCTTTAGGTACGGTTTGGGTACCCCAAAACGTGGTTGAAGGTTTTAGATCGTGCAGAAGATTCCGTTCGACGATGTTGACTTTTTCTTGGGACAATTTGGCAAGGAAGATTTTGATAGCCGCAGCATAACGAAAGCCGTAAGAGATAACTTCCTTGAATTTCTGTTCATTAAAAAGTATCTCCAACACTTCGTTCTTTTCATAATCACAGATCCACTCTTTCCCATTATTGGTGAACTGCGGCGGAACAGTATAGTGGCCCCCAATAAGACTTATGTAGTGGTGAAATTGTCGTAGCCACAGACCAGGCCTTCCTGTCGCTTTACCTATATATTGGGGAGCTTCTGCGCTTGCCATTTCCCACAGGTAGACTCCTGAGCATTTGTAATCTTTCTTATATCGTTCATTTGTTAGCAAGTCTTTAAAAGAGAAGGGACCTTTCCAACACAATTTTATTTCGTCATTCAATAGGATTTCGCTCATAGAGCCTCCTCTACCTACTTAATGGGAATGATTGATGGTGATAATGTCCGCAATTGAAAAATTGGAATTGCCAAAACGACTCAACTCTTACCAAGAGTCGTAGTGGACCTTGATTCCATTGATATTGACTGCAACCTGTCTAATCCACTGCTCTGGTTTGAGGAGTCTCGCCCGATCCCCGAACGAAAGGATCCACGAAATTATTTCCGGTTCACTGGAGGCAGTGAGTTTGATTCTAATTCAAAGCCGGAGGCTCAGCTACAACATTTTAGGTCCATCGCAATCTATCAGTAAATCAATTATTTCGTCATCACGATCTCCGCAAATTAAATACTACTTTACGGAGCCTTCTTGTACGCCGTACCGATTCAGAATTCTTCCATCTTTGGTCATGGAGCCTTCCTGAACACCATACCGGTTTTGGAATTGGATATTTCCTTGATTGTCCCTTTTGTAAAATCCCTGCTGAACGCCGTATCGATTATAAATCGTGTGAGTTTTATTGTCAGGAGATTTACCTTTAAAACCTTCTGAAAGCGCGTTACTAGCCAGCATCACCAAAATTACCAGCGGTAGGATTAAATTTTTCACTTCGTCTCTCCCTTCAACTTGATTTTGCGCAACCTTAATGAAGCAAAAAACAAGCCAAACAACTAAATTTACATAATTCCAATTATTATTTGTCAATATACTTATCGTATAATGACCCCAGGGACAGACCCATTAGGGGGATTGCGACTTTGATTCCGAGTTACGATAGTTGCGACAAATACACTTGTGAATGTTGATTATTGGTTCCCTGTCCCTGGAGTACGGGCAGGTCTTCGGAATCATCCTTGGTTTCTCTTGCTCTAAAGGCAGGTTCCATATTGTTACATACTTGGCAGCCAGGTTGCGGCTCATCCCTGCTGTTAAAACCGAATCTCAGATCTTGCCTGTCTTGCCAATCTCCTTCATCAGTTTCCGCGCCTGAGCCTCAGTCGTTTGCAATACAATGCCCCCTCAAACAAATTTGAGACATCTCTAACAGGCATCTACTCTCTGAAAAATGCACAAATGTAATTGTCGCTGAACAAAAAGGATATTACTCATGAAATGGTATTGTCATCTCTGAAGGATGAAGCCAGGCTTAAAGATTGTCATTCCGGCGTCAGGCATATCGGATTCTTGAGCTGATGGGTTTTTAGAAGAATTCGATTATGAACTGTATCGGTCCGATCAATTATTTCGTTGACATCTTTCAGACAGATTACCAACACTGGCAGATAAGGACACGAACTGTTCCGGGTTGTAAATACAGGAGTTCAAAGTGAGACTGATTAAATGTCCGGACTGCGGCAAGGATGTATCCACTCGGGATGCGTCATGCCCCCATTGCGGCAGCCTCCTTACGGCTGAAGAAATTGAAGTGGGCACAGACCTGACAGGCAAGAGATACAGGCTGTACATTGTCTTAAGCATACTCGTTTGTTCTTTAGGCTGGATTTTGTTTTTCTCCGAGGACAAATCCAGCGTGCGCACTGGTGTTTACTTTATTGTAATAGGCTTGATCGGGTACATAGTGGCTAAGATCTTAATCTGGTGGAAACGTGATTAGGTCTGTCACCAAGCTGTGGAGGAATCCAACAATGTTTTGTGGGGCTCCTGTAAAATCTCTCGATGATATCAAAAGATTGCGTTCAGCGGGATTTGATTTCGGCGAGATAGCGATTGCAAACGCCGGCGCAAGGCGTATGTGGTGGGAGTCAGGAATAATCAATGGGGGCATGGGTAAATTCTTCCTGATGGCTCACGGGCCTCTCGAAGACGATCCCTATGATTCCGCGAATCTCTGGAATCGGTATCTGCCGAATCTTATGGCTACCGTCGATACGTTGAGCCGGATGTCCATCCATTCGCTCAACATCCATTTCCTGATGGACAGCAGATTTGTGAGCGGCATTGTGTTGGCGGAGAAGAGAGGAGTTCTTGCGGAACTTGTTCAATACGCCGGAAAGAATTCAGTGGTCATCAACCTCGAAAATCTTTCCGAAACCGCTGAAGATATTGAGCCCGTATTGGATGAAGTTCCCCATCTTGGAATGACACTGGATGTTGGGCATGCGAACCTTTATTGTTCACAGAATAAGTCATTGTCTTTCATCGAGAAGCTCGGCAAG harbors:
- a CDS encoding zinc ribbon domain-containing protein encodes the protein MRLIKCPDCGKDVSTRDASCPHCGSLLTAEEIEVGTDLTGKRYRLYIVLSILVCSLGWILFFSEDKSSVRTGVYFIVIGLIGYIVAKILIWWKRD
- a CDS encoding sugar phosphate isomerase/epimerase yields the protein MFCGAPVKSLDDIKRLRSAGFDFGEIAIANAGARRMWWESGIINGGMGKFFLMAHGPLEDDPYDSANLWNRYLPNLMATVDTLSRMSIHSLNIHFLMDSRFVSGIVLAEKRGVLAELVQYAGKNSVVINLENLSETAEDIEPVLDEVPHLGMTLDVGHANLYCSQNKSLSFIEKLGKSIRHVHLHDNFGGDSPKADLHLPIGEGNVDFGSILNALLSTGYDRTITLEVKPEFQETTKADIQKILSEI